In the Devosia sp. SL43 genome, one interval contains:
- a CDS encoding S-(hydroxymethyl)glutathione dehydrogenase/class III alcohol dehydrogenase, whose protein sequence is MKTRAAVAFQSGKPLEIVEVDLDGPKAGEVLIEIKATGICHTDDFTLSGADPEGLFPAILGHEGAGVVVDVGPGVTSLKVGDHVIPLYTPECRECYSCRSGKTNLCTAIRATQGQGLMPDGTSRFSFEGKPVFHYMGCSTFSNFTVLPEIAVAKIDASAAFDKVCYVGCGVTTGIGAVINTAKVEIGATAVVFGLGGIGLNVIQGLRLAGADMIIGVDINNDKKAWGERFGMTHFVNPKEIEGDVVPYLVNLTKRRGDLIGGADYTFDCTGNTTVMRQALECSHRGWGKSVVIGVAGAGKEISTRPFQLVTGRTWMGTAFGGAKGRTDVPKIVDWYLDGKIEIDPMITHTLRLEDINKGFDMMHSGESIRSVVVF, encoded by the coding sequence ATGAAAACCCGCGCCGCCGTTGCCTTCCAATCCGGCAAGCCGCTCGAAATCGTCGAGGTCGATCTCGATGGTCCCAAGGCTGGTGAGGTACTGATCGAGATTAAGGCCACCGGCATCTGCCATACCGACGATTTCACCCTGTCGGGTGCCGATCCGGAAGGCCTGTTTCCAGCCATTCTCGGTCATGAAGGCGCGGGCGTCGTGGTCGATGTCGGGCCCGGCGTCACCAGCCTCAAGGTTGGCGATCACGTCATCCCGCTCTACACGCCCGAATGCCGCGAATGCTATTCCTGCCGCTCGGGCAAGACCAATCTCTGCACCGCCATCCGCGCCACCCAGGGGCAGGGGCTGATGCCAGATGGCACCTCGCGCTTTTCGTTCGAAGGCAAGCCGGTGTTTCACTACATGGGCTGCTCGACCTTCTCGAATTTCACCGTGCTGCCCGAGATCGCTGTCGCCAAGATCGATGCCTCCGCGGCCTTCGACAAGGTTTGCTATGTCGGCTGCGGCGTCACGACAGGCATTGGTGCGGTTATCAACACTGCCAAGGTCGAGATCGGCGCCACCGCTGTGGTCTTCGGGCTCGGCGGCATCGGGCTCAATGTCATCCAGGGCCTGCGCTTGGCCGGAGCCGACATGATCATCGGTGTCGACATCAACAATGACAAGAAAGCCTGGGGCGAGCGCTTCGGCATGACCCACTTCGTCAATCCAAAGGAAATCGAGGGTGACGTGGTGCCATACCTGGTCAACCTTACCAAGCGGCGCGGCGATCTCATCGGCGGCGCCGACTACACCTTTGATTGCACAGGGAATACCACGGTGATGCGCCAGGCGCTCGAATGCAGCCATCGTGGCTGGGGCAAATCGGTGGTTATCGGCGTGGCCGGTGCGGGCAAGGAAATCTCCACTCGGCCGTTCCAACTAGTTACCGGTCGCACCTGGATGGGCACGGCCTTCGGCGGCGCCAAGGGCCGCACCGATGTGCCAAAGATCGTCGACTGGTATCTCGACGGCAAGATCGAGATCGACCCGATGATCACGCACACGCTGCGACTGGAGGACATCAACAAGGGCTTCGACATGATGCATTCGGGCGAAAGCATCCGAAGCGTGGTGGTTTTCTGA
- a CDS encoding DUF1345 domain-containing protein, translating into MATQRKQTIKKSTAGVDRHTRRHRLGHKFTSLNLPRHGALYIGIGVGVIVFLVTLLVLPAFAVPFGAIAMFLVYLGLMSITLPLLTPQFLRQRADTTDSPTPLIFVVVLGVVGTSCVTLFMALNGKDGPLLYEVILSVASVLLGWFVIHTLAAMHYAYEYYESPSANPAGKGSGPVGGLDFPEGDSPDGVAFLYFAYVVGVAFAVSDIRVTSNKMRKIVLLHSTFSYFFNTLIVAATVNVAVAVGNV; encoded by the coding sequence ATGGCGACGCAACGCAAACAGACGATCAAGAAATCGACAGCGGGGGTGGACCGGCACACTCGTCGGCACCGGCTGGGGCACAAGTTCACCTCGCTCAACCTGCCGCGCCACGGAGCGCTCTATATCGGCATCGGTGTGGGCGTGATCGTTTTCCTCGTCACGCTGCTGGTGCTACCGGCCTTCGCAGTGCCGTTCGGCGCCATCGCTATGTTCCTGGTCTATCTCGGGTTGATGTCCATCACCTTGCCGCTTTTGACGCCGCAGTTCCTGAGGCAGCGCGCCGATACGACAGATTCACCGACGCCGCTGATTTTTGTGGTGGTCCTGGGGGTTGTCGGAACCTCCTGCGTGACGCTGTTCATGGCGCTTAACGGCAAGGATGGACCGCTGCTCTATGAGGTCATCCTCAGCGTGGCGTCGGTGCTGCTGGGCTGGTTTGTCATCCATACCCTTGCGGCGATGCACTACGCCTACGAATACTACGAGTCTCCATCGGCCAATCCCGCCGGCAAGGGCAGCGGGCCGGTTGGCGGGTTGGATTTCCCTGAGGGGGACAGTCCGGATGGCGTCGCCTTCCTCTATTTCGCTTACGTGGTCGGCGTCGCATTTGCGGTTTCAGACATCCGGGTAACGTCCAACAAGATGCGAAAGATCGTGCTGCTGCACTCGACATTCTCGTATTTCTTCAACACGTTGATCGTCGCTGCGACGGTCAACGTGGCAGTGGCTGTCGGCAACGTCTGA
- a CDS encoding ATP-binding cassette domain-containing protein: MLDTRTPLVEMNDISISFGGIRAVDRASIDLFPGEVVGLLGHNGAGKSTLIKILSGAYKRDAGQIRINGQDANINNPRDAKGYGIETIYQQLAVADNVDAAANLFLGREIITPIGTLDDAAMESKAREVMGRLNPNFRRFKEPVKALSGGQRQSVAIARAILFNARILIMDEPTAALGPQETAQVGDLIKQLKSDGIGIFLISHDIHDVFDLADRVVVMKNGQVVGSARTEDVTKDEVLGMIILGKVPSGATAGPGAIAG; the protein is encoded by the coding sequence ATGCTGGACACCAGAACGCCTCTCGTCGAGATGAACGACATCTCGATCTCCTTTGGCGGTATTCGCGCCGTCGACCGAGCTTCGATCGACCTGTTTCCGGGCGAAGTCGTGGGCCTGCTTGGACACAATGGCGCCGGCAAGTCGACGCTGATCAAGATACTGTCTGGCGCCTACAAGCGCGATGCGGGGCAGATTCGCATCAACGGGCAGGATGCGAACATCAACAATCCGCGCGACGCCAAGGGCTATGGCATCGAAACGATCTACCAGCAGCTCGCTGTCGCCGACAATGTCGACGCCGCCGCCAATCTGTTCCTCGGTCGCGAAATCATCACGCCGATCGGCACGCTGGACGATGCGGCGATGGAGTCCAAGGCGCGTGAGGTGATGGGGCGGCTCAATCCGAACTTCCGTCGCTTCAAGGAACCAGTGAAAGCCCTGTCTGGCGGCCAGCGCCAGTCGGTCGCCATCGCACGTGCCATCCTGTTCAATGCCCGCATCCTGATCATGGACGAACCGACGGCGGCGCTCGGGCCGCAGGAGACGGCCCAGGTCGGCGATCTGATCAAGCAGCTCAAGTCGGATGGGATCGGCATCTTCCTCATCAGCCACGACATCCACGACGTCTTCGACCTGGCGGACCGGGTGGTGGTGATGAAGAATGGTCAGGTTGTCGGCAGCGCGCGCACCGAAGATGTCACCAAGGATGAAGTGCTTGGCATGATCATTCTGGGCAAGGTGCCATCAGGTGCGACTGCCGGTCCGGGAGCCATTGCAGGCTGA
- a CDS encoding sugar ABC transporter permease, whose amino-acid sequence MADQHAIPTNVHPSQYAQNPLQRFLIATELDTRLLGMVGALAIIWIGFHVFSGGLFLTPRNLWNLSVQTASVAVMVTGMVLIIVTRNIDLSVGSILGLVGMVMGVMQTDILPTQLGLGLGNPLIWVLSLFAGLVVGVGIGALQGTIIAYLRVPAFIVTLGGYLVWRGAAWWVTMGRTVAPMDPTFQLMGGGPSGAVGALWSWVVGVIACAAILVGLYFGRRQRLRFSFPLRPIWAEASLAIIGCGLTIGAVWVANSYPWPVRIAEKYAEANGIAVPEGGLFIAHGIAIPVLIALGVGVAMTFVATRTRFGRYVFAMGGNPEAAELAGINTRWVTVKIFMLMGGLCAIAAAISSARLNAATNALGTLDELYVIAAAVIGGTSLAGGVGTIAGALLGALVMQSLQSGMVLMGLDSPLQSIVVGIVLVFAVWLDTLYRRNKH is encoded by the coding sequence GTGGCAGATCAGCACGCCATTCCGACCAACGTCCATCCAAGCCAATATGCGCAGAACCCGCTGCAACGGTTCCTGATCGCGACTGAGCTCGATACGCGCCTGCTCGGCATGGTCGGCGCGCTGGCCATCATCTGGATCGGCTTTCATGTTTTTTCAGGTGGGCTGTTCCTGACGCCGCGCAACTTGTGGAACCTGTCGGTGCAGACGGCCTCTGTCGCCGTGATGGTCACGGGCATGGTCCTGATCATCGTCACCCGCAATATCGATCTGTCGGTTGGCTCGATCCTGGGCCTAGTCGGCATGGTGATGGGCGTGATGCAGACGGATATACTGCCGACGCAGCTTGGCCTGGGGCTCGGCAATCCGCTGATCTGGGTGCTGTCGCTGTTCGCGGGCCTTGTTGTCGGCGTCGGTATCGGTGCCCTGCAAGGCACGATCATTGCTTACCTCCGCGTGCCGGCCTTCATCGTAACGCTGGGTGGCTATCTCGTCTGGCGCGGTGCCGCCTGGTGGGTCACCATGGGCCGGACTGTCGCGCCAATGGATCCCACCTTTCAGCTTATGGGCGGCGGTCCCTCTGGCGCCGTGGGGGCGCTCTGGAGCTGGGTCGTTGGCGTTATCGCCTGCGCTGCCATCCTCGTCGGCCTCTATTTCGGTCGCCGCCAGCGTCTGCGCTTCAGTTTTCCGCTGCGTCCCATCTGGGCGGAAGCATCGCTGGCCATCATCGGCTGCGGCCTCACCATCGGCGCGGTGTGGGTCGCCAATTCCTACCCCTGGCCAGTGCGCATCGCCGAGAAATATGCCGAGGCCAATGGCATCGCAGTTCCCGAAGGCGGCCTCTTCATCGCCCATGGCATAGCCATTCCAGTGCTCATTGCCCTGGGCGTCGGCGTCGCAATGACCTTTGTCGCCACCCGTACCCGCTTTGGCCGCTATGTGTTCGCCATGGGCGGCAACCCTGAGGCGGCGGAACTGGCGGGCATCAATACCCGCTGGGTCACGGTCAAGATTTTCATGCTGATGGGCGGCCTCTGCGCCATTGCAGCAGCCATCTCGTCGGCCCGCCTCAACGCGGCCACCAACGCGCTCGGAACCCTGGACGAGCTCTACGTCATCGCTGCGGCGGTGATCGGCGGTACGTCGTTGGCCGGCGGCGTAGGCACTATCGCCGGGGCGTTGCTTGGGGCTCTGGTGATGCAGTCGCTGCAGTCCGGCATGGTGCTGATGGGGCTCGACAGTCCGCTCCAGTCCATTGTGGTTGGTATCGTCCTCGTTTTCGCGGTGTGGCTCGACACGCTCTACCGCCGCAACAAACACTAG
- the xylF gene encoding D-xylose ABC transporter substrate-binding protein, whose protein sequence is MNKFLAVLLCTTVITGTAGIAHAQDAFTVGVSWNNFQEERWKTDEAAIKAVLDAAGATYISADAQSSASKQLTDIESLIAQGADAIIVLAQDSEAVGPAVAAAVAEGIPVVGYDRLIENPDAFYLTFDNKEVGRLQAAGVAAVQPEGNFVFIKGNSADPNADFLFAGQMEVLQAGIDAGAIKNVGEAYTDNWNPEVAQANMEQFLTANNNEVDAVVASNDGTAGGAIAALAAQGLAGSVPVSGQDGDHAALNRIALGTQTVSVWKDARELGKKAAEVALELAGGTALDAVTGVVPFNGGPKGVAMNAFFIAPVAVTKDNLNVVIDAGWVTKDVVCAGVAAGSVAACN, encoded by the coding sequence ATGAACAAGTTTCTAGCAGTCTTGCTTTGCACGACTGTCATCACCGGCACGGCCGGTATCGCCCATGCGCAGGACGCCTTTACCGTTGGCGTCAGCTGGAACAATTTCCAGGAAGAGCGCTGGAAGACCGACGAGGCGGCAATCAAGGCCGTGCTCGACGCAGCCGGCGCCACCTATATCTCGGCAGACGCCCAGTCGTCCGCGTCCAAGCAGCTGACGGACATCGAAAGCCTGATTGCGCAAGGTGCCGACGCCATCATCGTGCTGGCCCAGGACAGCGAAGCTGTCGGCCCAGCTGTGGCCGCTGCCGTCGCTGAAGGCATTCCGGTGGTTGGCTATGACCGCCTGATCGAAAATCCGGATGCGTTCTACCTGACGTTCGACAACAAGGAAGTGGGTCGTCTCCAGGCTGCCGGCGTCGCTGCCGTCCAGCCAGAAGGCAACTTCGTGTTTATCAAGGGCAACTCGGCCGATCCCAACGCCGATTTCCTATTTGCCGGCCAGATGGAAGTGCTGCAGGCCGGTATCGATGCAGGCGCCATCAAGAATGTCGGTGAAGCCTATACCGACAACTGGAACCCGGAAGTCGCCCAGGCGAACATGGAACAGTTCCTGACCGCCAATAACAACGAAGTCGACGCCGTTGTCGCGTCGAACGACGGCACTGCCGGTGGCGCGATTGCCGCTCTGGCTGCACAGGGTCTGGCCGGTTCGGTGCCAGTTTCCGGTCAGGACGGCGACCATGCCGCCCTCAACCGCATCGCGCTCGGCACCCAGACGGTGTCGGTCTGGAAGGACGCTCGCGAACTGGGCAAGAAGGCCGCTGAAGTGGCCCTCGAGCTGGCCGGCGGCACCGCACTCGACGCCGTTACCGGCGTGGTGCCGTTCAATGGCGGGCCGAAGGGCGTTGCCATGAATGCATTCTTTATCGCGCCTGTTGCTGTCACCAAGGACAACCTCAACGTCGTCATCGACGCCGGTTGGGTGACCAAGGACGTGGTCTGCGCCGGCGTCGCCGCCGGTTCGGTCGCCGCGTGTAACTGA
- a CDS encoding ROK family transcriptional regulator, which translates to MARNVSDSDSVRRQNRGLVLGALRMQGPLSRTALAAATGLSHASITAITHDLVAQRIIAELEAVEKPDARMRGRPATLVGFNRGIGAAALFEIDVNRCRLSLVDYGGVLVDRIENPITPNTFADTPPAVFLAERLRHLRTRNVAESAGLRRVAISVQGILDRDGFGLKWSPIAHLAGRQFGRELAEAFDIPVTLHKRGRLLAEGARWLDPTLRDASVATVFVGSTVAMGMTFRGQIMGRGDEGATEFGHMNHVPNGALCRCGMRGCIEAYAADYAVLRTAYSVPETTTPAPAVPAHEYEGLIARAEAGERSATHAFNQAGRAIGYGLSRMMAVFDPSHILIVGPGARAFGAMQVEIRAALASALVCRINGMPEIVAHRDEKEPIFQGLLMKTLNDIDQGDFAGLA; encoded by the coding sequence TTGGCGCGGAACGTCAGCGATAGCGACAGCGTCCGGCGACAGAACCGGGGCCTGGTGCTTGGCGCCTTGCGCATGCAGGGCCCGCTCTCGCGCACGGCCCTGGCTGCCGCCACCGGCCTTAGCCACGCCAGCATCACCGCCATCACCCACGACCTCGTCGCCCAACGCATCATTGCGGAACTCGAAGCGGTCGAAAAGCCCGATGCACGCATGCGCGGGCGACCGGCCACCCTCGTTGGGTTCAATCGCGGAATCGGCGCGGCAGCCTTGTTCGAGATCGATGTGAACCGTTGCCGCCTGTCGCTGGTCGACTATGGCGGTGTGCTGGTCGACCGCATCGAAAATCCCATCACGCCCAACACCTTTGCCGATACACCACCCGCGGTTTTTCTCGCCGAACGACTACGGCATTTGCGGACGCGCAACGTGGCCGAGAGCGCAGGACTGCGCCGCGTCGCCATCTCCGTTCAGGGTATTCTCGACCGCGACGGCTTCGGCCTAAAATGGTCCCCCATCGCCCACCTGGCCGGCCGGCAATTCGGGCGCGAGCTGGCAGAGGCGTTCGACATTCCAGTGACCCTGCACAAGCGCGGCCGCTTGCTGGCGGAAGGCGCGCGCTGGCTGGACCCCACCCTGCGCGATGCCAGCGTGGCCACGGTTTTCGTTGGCTCGACCGTCGCCATGGGCATGACGTTTCGCGGGCAGATCATGGGGCGCGGCGACGAAGGCGCCACCGAATTCGGGCACATGAACCACGTGCCCAATGGCGCACTCTGCCGCTGCGGCATGCGCGGCTGCATCGAGGCATACGCCGCCGACTACGCCGTGCTGCGTACCGCCTATTCCGTGCCCGAAACGACCACCCCTGCCCCGGCCGTACCGGCCCATGAGTATGAGGGTCTGATTGCCCGAGCCGAGGCCGGCGAACGGAGCGCTACGCATGCCTTCAATCAGGCCGGACGCGCCATCGGCTACGGCCTAAGTCGGATGATGGCGGTGTTTGACCCATCCCACATCCTGATCGTTGGTCCTGGCGCCCGGGCCTTCGGCGCCATGCAGGTCGAAATCCGCGCCGCACTGGCCAGCGCCTTGGTCTGCCGCATCAACGGCATGCCCGAAATCGTCGCCCATCGCGACGAGAAGGAGCCTATCTTTCAGGGCTTGTTGATGAAGACACTCAACGACATCGACCAAGGCGATTTCGCCGGACTGGCCTAA
- a CDS encoding WecB/TagA/CpsF family glycosyltransferase, protein MRRVTAPTRPRKTVRPTRSVLPPRNYPRFETIEVGALPAARLDRPETAALLIALATEYRRRDRPWIGTSVNGQVLSEAARKRSLYEAMLFADVISCDGQPMVLASGRLAGVALPERVATTDLFHDIAEAARWRPVSMYFLGGSVAENARAVQNVRQAYPHLRIVGQYHGYSNHAQTIRLVREIDRLRPDILWLGLGVPREQEFYMRFAHAMPNVGLIKTCGGLFNFLSASAQRAPQWMQDSGLEWVYRMGRDPRRLMLRYLTTSPHAAMLMLTRSKRGASASQLGSDIDA, encoded by the coding sequence ATGAGGCGAGTTACAGCGCCCACGCGCCCCCGCAAGACGGTCCGCCCAACGCGTTCGGTGCTGCCGCCTCGCAACTATCCGCGGTTTGAGACAATCGAGGTCGGGGCGCTGCCAGCGGCAAGGCTGGATCGGCCTGAGACCGCTGCGTTGCTGATTGCCCTGGCGACGGAGTACCGCCGGCGCGATCGACCGTGGATCGGCACCAGCGTCAACGGTCAGGTGTTGTCCGAAGCGGCGCGCAAGCGCAGTTTGTACGAGGCGATGCTGTTTGCCGACGTGATCAGCTGTGACGGCCAGCCGATGGTGCTGGCCAGTGGGCGGCTTGCCGGCGTGGCGTTGCCTGAGCGGGTGGCAACAACCGATCTGTTCCACGACATCGCCGAGGCGGCCCGCTGGCGGCCGGTCAGCATGTACTTTCTTGGCGGTTCGGTGGCTGAGAATGCCAGAGCTGTGCAGAACGTTCGGCAGGCTTACCCGCATCTGCGGATCGTTGGCCAGTATCACGGCTACAGCAACCACGCCCAGACAATCCGGCTGGTGCGCGAAATTGATCGCTTGCGGCCAGATATCCTGTGGCTGGGCCTCGGTGTGCCGAGGGAGCAGGAATTCTACATGCGATTCGCCCATGCCATGCCCAATGTCGGGCTAATCAAGACCTGTGGGGGATTGTTCAATTTTCTCTCTGCGTCGGCTCAGCGGGCGCCGCAATGGATGCAGGACAGCGGACTCGAGTGGGTCTACCGCATGGGCCGCGATCCTCGGCGCCTGATGCTTCGCTACCTGACCACGAGCCCGCACGCTGCGATGCTGATGCTGACCCGCAGCAAACGCGGCGCCAGTGCCAGCCAACTGGGCAGCGATATCGACGCTTAG
- a CDS encoding HpcH/HpaI aldolase family protein, translating to MELAHNAFKAALKAGKSQLGIWSSLVSPMVAEILGQSAFDWILFDAEHSPVDLAGLYPLLQACASGKAHAAVRPPWNDMVMVKRVLDMGAQTVLLPFVQNPAEAAAAVASTRYPPDGVRGVAVATRAGGYGRRTGYLTRAGDDVCTLVQVETAEALAQLDAIAATPDLDGVFIGPSDLAASMGYLGQPGHPEVQAAIQAAVKTILAQGRAPGILALTAADARRYLDWGYLFVACGLDIRLLVQGVDALHNEVTR from the coding sequence ATGGAACTGGCACATAACGCCTTCAAGGCCGCACTCAAGGCGGGCAAATCTCAATTGGGTATATGGAGCAGCCTGGTCAGTCCCATGGTTGCAGAAATTCTAGGCCAGTCGGCCTTCGACTGGATATTGTTCGATGCAGAGCATTCCCCCGTCGACCTAGCCGGGCTCTATCCGCTGCTGCAGGCTTGCGCCAGCGGCAAGGCGCATGCCGCAGTACGGCCACCGTGGAACGACATGGTGATGGTCAAGCGCGTCCTTGATATGGGAGCTCAGACCGTGCTGTTGCCGTTCGTGCAGAACCCTGCAGAGGCGGCCGCGGCGGTCGCCAGCACGCGCTACCCACCTGATGGCGTTCGCGGCGTCGCGGTAGCGACACGAGCGGGCGGCTATGGCCGTCGTACGGGTTATCTGACCCGCGCCGGCGACGATGTCTGCACCCTTGTGCAGGTCGAAACTGCGGAGGCCTTGGCGCAACTCGATGCCATAGCGGCGACGCCGGACCTCGATGGCGTGTTCATCGGGCCATCCGACCTAGCCGCGTCGATGGGATATCTCGGTCAGCCGGGACATCCGGAAGTGCAGGCGGCAATCCAGGCCGCCGTCAAGACCATTCTGGCGCAGGGCAGGGCGCCGGGCATTCTGGCACTGACTGCCGCCGATGCGCGGCGCTACCTCGACTGGGGCTATCTCTTCGTGGCCTGTGGCCTCGATATCCGTCTCCTGGTGCAGGGTGTGGATGCGCTGCATAACGAGGTCACCCGATAG
- a CDS encoding mannose-1-phosphate guanylyltransferase/mannose-6-phosphate isomerase translates to MSKLIVPVILAGGQGTRLWPMSRAARPKQFLPLTGATSLFQQTLQRVADPSVYAPAIVITNSEYRFIVAEQSIEAGIAVAGVLLEPIARNTAVAIAAAAAFASDKFGPDAILHILPSDHQVTVDAGYRNAISEAAASAEAGRLVTFGIMPTHAETGFGYVKANATVGGGVVPVERFVEKPDVARAEQMLAEGGYFWNSGMFMIGAGAFLHECAALAPDTLAAARASVAAAKVDLDFIRLDEAAFATAPNISVDYAIFEKTDAASVVAVDFAWSDLGSWDAVWKNGTHDDAHNVVQGPVTLDGVSQSLVVSDHAHIVVSGLDDVAVIATNDAVFVGRLSQAQRIGAVVKTLRADPVTTGLTEIHKTAYRPWGGYSSILAGERFQVKKLFVKPGKKLSLQKHHHRAEHWVVVRGTAEVTVDGTVTVLSENQSIYLPLGCVHRLANPGKIELELIEVQTGSYLGEDDIIRISDEFGRA, encoded by the coding sequence ATGTCCAAGCTGATCGTCCCCGTCATTCTCGCTGGCGGGCAAGGCACCCGGCTGTGGCCAATGTCGCGGGCTGCCCGCCCCAAGCAATTCCTTCCGCTCACCGGAGCGACAAGCCTGTTCCAGCAGACCTTGCAACGGGTCGCCGATCCCAGCGTCTATGCCCCTGCAATCGTCATCACCAACTCGGAATACCGCTTCATCGTTGCCGAACAAAGCATTGAAGCCGGTATCGCCGTAGCCGGCGTGCTGCTTGAGCCAATTGCTCGCAACACGGCCGTCGCCATCGCCGCTGCGGCTGCCTTTGCCAGCGACAAGTTTGGTCCCGACGCGATCCTCCACATATTGCCGTCCGACCACCAGGTGACGGTCGATGCAGGATATCGCAACGCCATAAGCGAAGCCGCCGCTTCTGCGGAGGCTGGTCGGCTTGTCACCTTCGGCATCATGCCCACCCACGCTGAAACCGGCTTCGGCTACGTCAAGGCCAATGCCACTGTCGGTGGAGGGGTCGTCCCGGTGGAGCGCTTTGTCGAAAAGCCCGACGTGGCACGCGCCGAGCAGATGCTGGCCGAAGGTGGCTACTTCTGGAACAGCGGCATGTTCATGATTGGCGCTGGCGCTTTCCTGCACGAATGCGCCGCCCTCGCGCCGGACACGCTGGCGGCCGCCCGCGCTTCGGTCGCCGCAGCCAAGGTCGACCTCGATTTCATCCGCCTCGACGAGGCGGCCTTTGCCACGGCCCCAAACATCTCGGTGGATTATGCCATCTTTGAAAAGACCGACGCCGCCTCGGTCGTGGCCGTCGACTTCGCCTGGTCCGACCTGGGCAGCTGGGATGCCGTATGGAAGAACGGCACCCACGATGATGCGCACAACGTGGTCCAGGGCCCGGTGACTCTCGACGGCGTCAGCCAGTCGCTGGTGGTCAGCGATCATGCCCATATCGTCGTCAGCGGCCTGGACGACGTCGCCGTCATCGCCACCAATGATGCTGTCTTCGTGGGGAGGCTCAGCCAGGCTCAGAGAATCGGCGCCGTGGTCAAGACATTGCGCGCCGACCCGGTCACCACTGGCCTTACCGAAATCCACAAAACGGCGTACCGCCCATGGGGTGGCTACTCATCGATCCTCGCCGGCGAGCGCTTTCAGGTCAAAAAACTGTTCGTCAAACCCGGCAAGAAGTTGAGCCTGCAAAAGCACCACCATCGAGCCGAGCACTGGGTCGTCGTCCGCGGCACCGCCGAGGTGACGGTCGATGGCACAGTCACGGTTCTCAGCGAGAACCAGTCCATCTACCTGCCGCTTGGCTGCGTCCACCGCCTGGCCAATCCCGGCAAGATCGAGCTGGAACTGATCGAGGTTCAGACCGGTTCCTATCTTGGCGAAGACGACATCATCCGCATTTCCGACGAATTCGGACGCGCATGA